Below is a genomic region from Brassica oleracea var. oleracea cultivar TO1000 chromosome C9, BOL, whole genome shotgun sequence.
ACATCTTCGAGTCCGTTGGTGCTGAGTTCGACGAGGTGAAGACAGATCTCTTCTTTTCTCTGGTGAAGGATCACGACTTGACGGAGCTGATCGCGGCTGGGAGGGAGAAGATGGCGGCACTCTCATCCGGTGGGGCAGCATCTGTTGCTATGGTGGCTGGAGCTGGAGGAAACGCTCCTTCCGCGGCTGAGCCAGTGGCTGAATCCAAGAAGGTTGAGGAAGAGAAAGAGGAATCTGACGATGGTGAAGGCATGATGAGTCTCTTTGATTGATTCAGTTTATCTTATCTGATTAAGTACTATGGTCTCGTATGGTTTAAAAGTTTTAATTTCTTTTAAGACCTTTAAATATACTGTGCATGGATCTTTCTTATGCTCCTTAGTCATGCTTATGCTTTGAGTATGAAATTAGTTCTGAATGCTATTAATTGTGACTTTGATAAATCATGTAAAAGTTGTTTATGGTCGCAAATCATACATTTGAGTAGTTTTTTTTTTTTTTTTTTTTTTTTTTTTTTTTTTTTTTTTTTTTTTTTTTTGATTAACCTGGAGGGATCTCAACCCCCAGGGGACTAACCCCTCGGCGCGAGGCAGCCCATTTGTTACTATGGGAATTAGATACCCAATTGCCTGGCCAAACACTTGGGCGTATCTGAGGGGGAGGATCGAACCCGCAGCCCTTAGGACCAACGAGCTCGCCTCGCGCCACTCGACCACAAGCGCTTGGTTACATTTGAGTAGTTACGTTTCAGTTATTTAGTTTAGGGATAATTATCTAAGAACTTATTCGATCAAATCTTCTCTATATGAGTTTATGTATAGTATGTGGAGTGAGAAGTTGTTTTTAACTTTTCATTAAAGTACGTACCCAAAGAGATAAATTGGCTTTTTAGTTAAATGAATCTTGGCGATCTAAATCTGACGGTGGAGCTTGGATTATGACTAACCTTTCGATGTTTAATCTGCTATGTAACAAAAGAAATGATTAACCAAAGAGCTCTAAATTGAGTAATATAGACAACCTGACAGCTGAGTGTTTAAGATGTTTATCTTGTTATTATACCTAATCATTTTGAAGAGAACTGTCATCTTAATCTGTCACGTATTCGG
It encodes:
- the LOC106317080 gene encoding 60S acidic ribosomal protein P2-3-like; its protein translation is MKVIAAFLLAKLGGNESPTKDDLKNIFESVGAEFDEVKTDLFFSLVKDHDLTELIAAGREKMAALSSGGAASVAMVAGAGGNAPSAAEPVAESKKVEEEKEESDDGEGMMSLFD